Part of the Periophthalmus magnuspinnatus isolate fPerMag1 chromosome 18, fPerMag1.2.pri, whole genome shotgun sequence genome is shown below.
TTAATATGGGTATGTGTACATCTCTtgtctttactttttactacatAACTGAAGTATTGGTATTCATTCAAACTACTTTTACCAAATATAGAAAAGTACAACTTCCTTGGAATCAGCATTGTTGGTCAGAGCAATGAAAGGGGAGATGGGGGCATCTACATTGGCTCGATCATGAAGGGAGGAGCTGTGGCTGCAGATGGACGCATTGAGCCTGGGGACATGTTATTACAGGTACGATCTGATGGTACTTTTTAGCCTGTACTGATGATTATCTTTATATCTAACCCACGCCACTGTGCTCAGGTCAATGATATCAACTTTGAGAATATGAGTAATGACGATGCTGTGCGTGTTCTGAGGGAGATTGTGCACAAACCAGGGTAAGCATCTGTGTGTGAATTGGAAAGCATTAAAGatgtttgtttactttatgATCATTAATTTATAATCATTTTATTCCCTAGACCCATTATTCTCACAGTGGCCAAGTGCTGGGACCCCTCTCCACAAGGTTACTTCACTCTGCCACGCAGTAAGTAGATATGATGCACCTCCTCTCTTAAAGGCAACAGCATGCTTTATAACAGTATATTCGCTTCACATGTGCAGATGAACCAATCCGGCCCATAGATCCTGCAGCGTGGGTCAGTCATTCTGTGGCCATGACTGGGGCCTACCCCCCCTACCCAGGCAGCTCCTCCCTCAGCaccatcacctcctcctcctctgtcacagAGACAGAACGTAAGCATATCTCTACAAAATTTGTCATTTAACAGCtgatagaaaaaacaaaacagagtaaACTTATTTGGTGAcaaaatacatacttttaaacttaagattgatttcattttttatctGGACATTAACAGTTTTGTCCCTTTTATAGGTTTTGATGACTTCAACTTATCGCTCCATTCTGATATGGCATCAGTTGccaaagcaatggcatctccaGAGTCTGGTTTGGAGGTCAGGGACCGAATGTGGCTGAAAATCACTATCCCCAACGCTTTCCTTGGTAGGAAACTTGTGAAAACATGTCAGCATAAGCCACATGATCATTCTTATGGCTCAGTTTTGAAGGGCAGCCATTATGTTGCCTAAATTAAAACCGTGTGACTGGtagcagtgaaaaaaaaatctagtgtTAACAGAAGAGCCTGTTTGGACTGCAAACATCTGTTGAATTGGAGTCACCTGTCTGAATCAAGAAGTGTAATTATGCAAAAACTACACATTTTTCAGTGTGTCCATTTTTAATGGGGGGCGTGTATTGTCCTTGAAGACGGTAACGAACCACTGCAATGTATTTGTCTTTGATACAGGGTCAGATGTAGTGGAATGGCTTTTCCACCACATTGAAGGATTCACAGATCGCCGTGAAGCCAGAAAATATGCCAGCAATCTCCTGAAGGCAGGCTTTATTCGACACACTGTCAACAAGATTACCTTCTCTGAACAATGTTACTACGTCTTTGGAGACTTGAGTGACTGTGAGAACTGTGAGTGTTGACTAGCAGTCACTTGGGTTACTAAATGAACTAGATTTAAATGATTTTACCCCTCTACACATCTAAAATAGTGTAGGTATGCTATAATACCTCTTTTCTTTCTGCAGACATGGCAAACCTGTCACTAAATGACAATGATGGCTCTAGTGGAGCCTCAGATCAGGACACCCTGGCCCCCCTGCCTCTTCCTGGGGCCTCCCCCTGGCCCATGATGCACACGTTCCCCTATCAGCCGTACCCCACACACCCGTACTCCAGCCAGCCCCCACCCTACCATGAGCTCACCAGCTACAGCTACGCCCCGGGCAGCACCGGCAGCCAGCACAGTGAAGGTAATGCAAATTTTGCACTATGTGCATAATGTGATATGAAAATGTGATATGAAAATATTTTACTAAATCTCTCTTCCCTCATAgcttgtttgtttaaaaaaatatatatatatattttttgcatataTTCAGGTAGTCGAAGCAGTGGATCGACTAGAAGTGAGGGAGAGCGGCGGCGCAGCAGTAAGGGCCCTGGCAGCACCATTGGTGGGGGGGAGAAGTCACCCTCTAGTGGCCTCCCTGATGGTTGTGGAGACTCCCGTTCGGGCAGTGGCAGTGAATCTGAATACTCGACACGTAGCAGCATAAGGCGAGGTCATGGATCAGCTGCTCCCAGTGAACACAGCCACACCTCACAGCGCTCCTCACACCACCACCGTATCCCCCAGGCACCCCACATGTCCCCGTACCCACCGGGCATCTTACCCTACAACCCcatgatggtgatgatggtaCCTCAGCATCCCCATCCTGCCATGGCAACAGCACACGCTCTTCCCCATGCACAGCAGATGCCCACAGCCTCCATGCACCCAGCCTTACCCCCACCGCCATCCTCCACCCCAGGAGGACCTCCTGGAGCACCCCCTACACGTGACCTGGGCTCTGTACCTCCAGAACTGACCGCATCTCGCCAGTCCTTCCACTTGGCTATGGGCAACCCCAGCGAGTTCTTTGTGGATGTCATGTAGTGTTTTTGTATTGTGTAAAAAGGATGTTCATGTGAAGTGTACGGTTCCCACATACTTCTGGTTCTAACAAGGGCCTTCAACATTTAGGgcacttgtttaaaaaaaagtaaagaattTGGTAAAAACAGGGTTAAAACAAGGTCAAGGTAAAATGCAGCTCATATAGAATGAGTTGCGTATATTTGAAGCAAAATATTTACTAATAAGTGCTATTCAGCTAGATTTTATACCATGTAAACTATGTTTAATATTTTCAGGCAGTGCTTTCAAGCGCCTGTTTTTAAGCTGCTCtgctcagtttttatttttatttcagccCTAGAAGCCACTACTCAGAACTGCCCAAAAGCGCAGTCCACAGTTAAACACTACCGGGCCGTCAGTGCGTACTTGAAAGGATAAAATCCTAAAACATACACAGCAGCAAACATGTACTATTGAATTGAGTGCCTTACTTTTacaattttggattttttacaCTCTTGGTACATAGACATCATGTTTGATAATGAACATTTATGTATATAACaatttctatataaataaaactctaATGTGAAAAAGCAAATCGGTCCAAAAGTCAGATAAAGTCTTTAGTGATGACTTAGGCTGGCTAAATAACTTTTGGGGAGAGCATCATGTTGGTAATGGGCTATAACAGTACATGTAGGTAACACTAAAGTGGTACTTCATACATAGTCTACATGTAGAGTTACCATTATTCACCcagcacaattttttttttttttttttttttttgagtctaaCACCAGAGGGGAGAAgtcgccctctggtggcctccaTGATGGTTGTGGAGACTGTAAACGAACCAGTGACACATGACTTATAGATATACAGGAGGACATTTTTTTGTATGAGTGTGTATAAATAATCTATAATCGAACATTTAAGGTGCTAAATGAAGAGTCAtcatttcaaaaacaatgaCATTGTCACATTGTGTGATTCCATATGGACACCTTTGCTTGTGTAGTTGACAATAAACTGACAATTTGATACAACACACGGCTTTATCTTTTATTAATACTAGCAATATAAAGCGACAAAACAGCTAAATAGTGTGTAGCGATCTAGTAAATGTtgccatttattttaataactcTGAAGCAAATAGAACTACTTTTCCCATGAAGCACTGCGGTAAAAGGCATCCGGAAAACAATCCGGACCCTAGCGCCAAAGATTCAGGGTTAGTGGGTCACTCGGCAGTTTTTCAGACATCGGCGGTGTGTTCGATCACAGGACTGTACAGGTGAGCTGTTCTCCCTTTCTTCAACAAATGACACTTATCAAATCACTGCCTTGTCTTTAATATAAAGCCCAACGATAATGTCAAGAGCTGACGTTACAAAACGAGACTTGGCCCTAGACTCTGTGGACGTAGCGCTAGCTTGCCTTGTTAGCCTCTTATCAGCGTAAACCGTTGACTACTCTCTACTGGGGTTTGAAAGCTCATTGCTGTGTTGATTGTTTGATGAAATCTGTTATTCTTTGTAAGGACAAGATAAACCATGCTGCTCCGTAATGTAAGCAAGTCCACTGCGCTGTGCAGCGCTGTCCTTAAAAAAACATCGGTGTTGTGTGGGTATGTTTGGTTAAAGCTGCAGTGAAGCATTCACTGAAGCCGtcacaaaatgcaaatgtgtgGTTTTCTTTTTCATAACACGCGTAATTCCAATTATTTCTCTCTACAGAGGTCAGTTTCAAGTCGGTGCTGTTGTCGCTGCACAAAATGCTCGTTTCTACGTCAGCCAGCAGGTAAACCCAacgaaaataaaatacttacgaCATTTAACTTTTCGGCATTGTTTTCTAACTAAAGATTTCGCATGACGCTCTAcgcttgttattgttttgtatggTACAAATAAGATCCCATGCTAGGTAAGGAGTGACATAACCTTCTCCCGCAGGAAGTGGGGGAAAGTTCAGTGGTCACATGGGCAGCTGCTATAAAGGTGACACACCAGTGTCAGCGGACTGTTATCACAAATCCATATTTAGAATCTAATATCATGTGTAAACTGAAACTTTGCTTATTACAAGCTGGTTGATGggaaagtgtttaaaaaaacaccaagacacaaggagaacatgacCACAAGGCTTACACCAATTAGCCTATTGTTAGTGTCTTTAATCACTCTAATACTTTCAAAATACTGTTCACACTTTTTGTGAACTCACTAAGACAGACACTAACCTGTTTATGTATGGttctctgcctcttctccttaGGCGGTATTGGAGAAGCCTGCGACAGTTGGAGCTGATACTGCCACAAAAGCGGACACAAGGAGTGTACCAGctgtatgtattattttattaaaatataatactgTAGTTTAATAGACAATACTCAAAAAATCCTCAAcccttttgtaaatatattatggCCAGCAGTTCAGAAACTTGCCACAGACCTGTCCTTTACTGTTGTTTGTGAATTTCTTGAACATAGATAGAATAAGAATTAAAGCAAACTGAGGTTTATTGACATGGACCCCTTGGATGTTTGGCTGAACTGTGGCCAGTGCAGACACCCTATTTAACTCAACTCGGTACCTGTACCTCAGTCTATCTGTGCTACaaagtagattttatttttcctttttgttctATAATTCTTCCTGAAAATGAACATCTACACACAAAGACATCAAGAATTCTGTCCCTGTCACTGCAAGTTTTTTCCCCTTACAGGAATCCAAGTCATTTGCTGTAAATATTTTCAAAGGGCAAATTGCCACCCCTCAAGTGTTTCCTTATCCTTCAGGTATGCAATtagaatttgtatttaaatggTCAATGAATGATCTTATTGATAATTTAATTTTCTGCGCTTCAGCATTGAAtgaagagcaggaggagttcCTCCGTGACCTTGTTGGACCTTGCGCCAAATTCTTTGAAGTAATGTTTCTAATCTGAGCTTCTGAAAATGCTCATCTCTCTATGACACTTTTACTATTCACCTTCTGATGTCTCAGGAGGTGAATGACCCAGCCAAGAACGATGCCCTCGAGAAGGTGGAGGACCACACTATGCAGGGTCTTAAAGAGATGGGTGCCTTTGGTCTGCAGGTCCCAGCTGACTTGGGCGGCCTGGGGCTCAGTAATACACAGGTATTGTCCATATACATACATCCATTGTATAGAATAACAGTACCAGTaatttgtgtttgtaaagtaaTCATGCTTTACAGTATGCCAGACTAGTGGAGATTGTTGGCAGTCATGACCTGGGGGTTGGCATCACTCTGGGTGCTCATCAGTCCATTGGATTTAAAggaattttactttttggaaACCCTGCCCAGAAGGAGAAGTACCTGCCGAAACTAGCAACAGGTGAGGCACTAGTCTATGTAACCTTGCATTCAAAAGGGACTGGTCTGTGGTTAGGAATAAAACGTTTTAAAAAGCTATTTCTTAGTATTAAAATGGAGCTATAAATTTTGATAGCGTGACAACACTGGTGCACCACTAATTGGCCAGACAGTTGTATACTTTCCAAATATTCAATGTAATAAAGCAATCTACtgggtttttattgctgaaattGTCACTTTAAAATGGCCATGccaaaatgtttgtttctagGTGAAAACGTGGCAGCTTTCTGTCTGACTGAACCTGCCAGTGGCTCTGACGCGGCCTCTATTAAAACCACTGCGGTTCAGTCTCCCTGTGGaacatattttacattaaatggCAGCAAAATCTGGATCAGGTGAGGACATGGCTACTGTACACTTTATACCACAAGATGGCAGCATTCTTCAACACATGACTAAAGATGCCAATCAtctacatttgtgtttttctttttgtagcaATGGTGGCCTGGCAGAAATTTTCACAGTATTTGCCAAGACACCGATGAAAGACCCAAGCACAGGGGAAATGAAGGATAAGATCACTGCCTTTATTGTAGAGAGGAGCTTTGGAGGAGTAACAAAGTAAGAATGAGTTCTATCATTCAGAAGTCTCCACCCCTCTTTGCTATTGTGTTATTCTGTTTATCCAAGTGGCCCCCCAGAGAAGAAGATGGGCATCAAGGCGTCCAACACAGCAGAGGTGTACTTTGATAATGTGCGCGTCCCAGCTGAGTGTGTGCTCGGAGAGGTGGGCGGTGGCTTCAAAGTGGCCATGAACATCCTGAACAACGGCCGCTTCGGCATGGCTGCTGCCCTGTCTGGCACCATGAAGGGTGTCATCACCAAAGCCGTATGTGACTCCACTCACATTTCTGCTTCCGTTGCTGACACGCACATCTCACTCTGTATACAGGCTACACACCAcactcacctctctctgtacaCTGGAGTGCTTGTGCTTTGGTTAGCTTGGAAACCCCCAAACACCCTTCTATAGGCTCTCAGCAGTTTAGATTAGGGCTtaggaaaaaaaagttgttttgtggttgcaagtttttttttgtttttttttggtggtggtaACGATAATAAAGCCTCGCTGTAAAGAAAGGGTTTGAGCATCACTACCAAAATGAAGTGAATTATCTAGTAATGCCAATGCACTTTACTATCTACAGGTTACAATTTTGAGGACCTCCCATCTTACTACGCTATTACTCTTGTACTTGCTTAATGTTTATTGTATCTGAGCTGACTCATCAAAGGGATGCTCTCTTTGTACTTTAACAGCCATAATGAAGTGAAGCCACATTGTTTCCACACTAGTACTATTAGTAACACTATTTTGGGCTTATGACTGCAATGTATAATTTATAAGTATAATTTTAAATCAGGTGGACCATGCAGCCAACAGAACCCAGTTTGGCAGCAAGATTCATACGTTTGGGACCATCCAGGAGAAGTTGGCACGAATGGCTATGCTTCAGTATgttacagaggtaaaaaaaaataagtttctTGGGTTTcttttgtaaatgaaaatgttcaaaaataatgtaaaaagtatctttactttttaaaaatgtccccTTTTTCTGTTTGACTGAAAGTGTAACAAAGTGTTGAGTCACATCTTACTACTGCTGTTTGCCCGCAGTCTCTCGCCTACATGATCAGTGGCAACATGGACAGTGGTGCAACTGAGTTCCAAATTGAAGCAGCTATCAGCAAGATATTTGCTTCTGTAAGGGACACTGAAACTCACAAATTAAAATTGTCACGCTAACAgtaattacatattttatttaacaaatgTATTGTGTTGTGCTTTGTGTTAGGAAGCAGCATGGATAGTGACTGATGAGTGCATTCAGGTCATGGGCGGGATGGGATTCATGAAGGTCAGTGGAAACTTCAACATCATGTACTGTTCATGTTGATTTTACTTAAAGCTCTCTCACTGTATACAAGAGTGCTGTCCGCTTTTAGAAAACTCACGagacaactatttatgcagacaatgtatttacataaagattaaactcaaaaaaTCATAAATTTAATCTGACATTTCTTATATAAATACCACATATTCAGCTtactcactcactcattcaccaACCTCTATGGTTGTGTCACATAAACCCTTACAATCTAAATACAATGATTAGTTGACTACTACAACTTTTGTTCATAAGACTAAGACCATCCACTGATTAACTGTCTAAACAACTGGACTCCtagaaaacacatttgtgatttatgaaATTAAGAGttacacattttcaacacatcCAAGAGCATTGATATTTGGGAGAAAAATAAgacataatgcacatttcatATTTGCTTGTAGAGGCTAACTTCAGGGTTGGCAAGTTTTTCCCATGTTAAACCAGGTCATCTTGTTGATTTTAGGAGACATGGTATTGCCTAACTGTAGCCTTTGCTAATAGTCATTTTGACCATTAATATATTGTGCAGCAATACATTATAGTGCATACCGATTCAGTGGTTTGGTTATATTATCTTTAttctcaattttttttattgtactaaACAGGAGTCACCGGGAAGAGAAGGGAAATGCAAATAGAAAATGGTTATGCTTGTTTAGTTAAGACCAATGTAGAAGAGCAATTAACTGTTTGCGTTCTGCAGCTTGAAAAGAAAATAGACAACATCTTAAGCAACTGATCATCTTACAATTGCAGTCGCATTTCATAAGACCATAAAGAATATTTATAGCTTTTTCTAACAAAATATGTTTagtattataaaaatatactcCGAAgttcggaaaatacggtatataagtcgcaccatctAAAAAATggataatgaagaaaaaaaacatagtcGCTCTgggctataagtcgcattttttggggaaatgtattttacaaaatcagagaccaagaacagacattttatctttaaaggcaagttataataatagcagtaaaatggagaacaacaggctgagtAGCAGTACAGTACGccaatgtaacacatttatatttattcagtgacatgaagcatagacggaactgaatacgtgtctggtatgttaaccaaagatattaacagttaatgaGATAAAGCCTAAAattaacgaagatgtgaaattatatattttaaaaatttcacatataaatctcATCTGAGTATAATTGCAACCCTGGCTGGCATGATGCATGATTATTATTTGATAGACTAGaatagaaataaatgaatgtatgATCAGCTTAGGTTCtgtgttttcatctgttgtctgCCACTGCAGCATTCAGTCATGTATAACCACAAAAAGGAAGATCATCGCACTGGGTGACAAAACAAAAGAGCTGAAGTCGAAACTGTAAAGTAGATTGTTGTTATGAGACATACAGGAATGCATAAAGTGTATGGAGCTTAAACAAGGAAAAATATATACGTATATGttatcatttgtattttttgtgttttattgcctcaaaaaaaatcttgaatatCTTATCTTAGACTTCTAGATACAATCATAATTCTaacttaacctttttttttttttttttttaaggattcTGGTGTTGAGAGAGTGATGAGAGATTTGAGGATTTTCCGTATTTTTGAGGGAACCAATGACATCCTCAGGCTTTTTGTGGCCCTTAATGGTTTCCAGGTAAACCATTTTagcccgcacacacacacacccacccccacacacccccctacacacacatactcacacacacacacattcacatgagGAAGTGTTTTTGAATGCTGTTTAGACACAGACTTGCCTCATATAAACTGTTAAGACATACTTCCTCCTACACTATTTTACGCATCACATACGACTATTGACTTTGCATTGCATGTCTtattaataaatacagtattGGCAGAAAGGGCTTGGCATCTCTCAGAAGATGAACTGATAACAAATATGCCCCAAAATGAAAACCATTAAACACATTTGCACCTTTGTTTCCAGAGTGCAGGCAACCAGCTCAAGGCTCTGCAAAAAGCCCTGAAGAACCCAATTGGCAACGCTGGCCTGTTCGCTGGAGAGATCACCAAGAGAGTCAAGAGGTTAACTAACATTGACCAGCATGCAAAGAGTTTATGTGATTAAAATGTGTCATCACCTGAATGTTGTTATTTTGCATCGTATTACATTAACAAGTCTGCTTTAGTGTAACAAAGTTCTGAGTAATTCCTTCTTGGTCAAGTCCAATTGACTTTAGTTTGGTCGATGTCACCCGTAGAATTTAGTGACCAGAagaaatggagctcaacagtgacaccCACTTTGAATTTGGctttggaaaaataaatggaaagttTACTTCCAAAACCATAGaccaaaaaattcaaatatcaaGAGTCTAAAGGCATcacggaggctaaccagctacatggtAACTAATATCCAAAACAAGGTTGTTTTAagtctaaaagtacattttaaatgcgAGACTCAggaaaatgctttaataacttagTGATTTATAAcctttcagaaacagattttagataaaattatacattatacacTTGGGTGGGCAGTCACTATGGAGTTCCATACCTTTTTTACTcttgtattatgtatttgttgACTTATTTATTGTTTTCTGTGTTACAGAAAGGCAGGTTTGAGCACCGGCCTGACTCTTCAAGGAAATATCCATCCCGAGCTGGCTAAAAGTGGGGACCTGGTACGAGTTCTTTTCCCCTTGTTTTGACATCTCACACTTGGGCTGCTCTTGGGCTAATATTTGGTTTTGCATTATTTTAGACTGTTCAAGCTATTGAGCAGTTTGGGGCTGCTGTTGAGGAGCTGCTGATcaaacatgggaaaaatattattGGTAAGTTTGCATAGTAACGAGACTATTTGAAAGATAGTTGTAGCAGTATCTAGTGTTGCCATATACATAGTTTTGTCAATAGaataatttcaaactctattttcaTACTTGGGAATAGAATCGATACTGATTCAGATACCatgataacaataaaaatacactttttcttttgacaatacaatataattttttaacaTTAAGTTgtagtgttttcttttatattaccatctggtctgtgtaatccctctgccgtccagtaggttccatagtggtccatgggcgtatactactctgtgtcttatacttgctctgatacagcttaaAATCatcctaaagctattcaggaaagcttcatttctgtcctgtgaatgattTTTAGGGGTGTGTTTTTGTAGTAATTCTTGctcaaatgagcatctagttttCGTAtctattagtatctgattttcaataccttTGACAGCCCTAGGAGTAACTTTAATCAATTAATTGATTTCTATAACAGAGGAGCAGTTTGTTCTGAAGAGGGTGGCTGACTGGGCTATTGACATCTATACTATGGTAGTGGTTTTGTCAAGGTCAGTAGCCTATTTCAATACACTTGCACTATTTAATGTCAATTTTAGCTCTAAACATGTCTTGTCCACTTCCTCTTTAGGGCTTCCCGCTCTCTGAGTCAGGGCAACGCCTCCGCTCAACACGAGAAGATGCTGTGTGAGACCTGGTGCATTGAGGTAAGTGCATTGTGCTGTGTCAGCAGGATACTATAGATATATCTACTCCTCTAAACCACGTATTAATCATaaatgatacaaaataatacgCTAACGTCAACTGCTTCTGGTCTGGTGAATGAAAATAAGCACCTAACAAGTTACTTAAAGGTACtcttgcttgtccccatggagatgttattactttgactTTAATGTTCCTCAGCAGGGCATTAGACTTCTGTTAAGCATTTGTTATATTATGGCTTttcttattgctcaaaaataccttaactAACATGATCTTGTTGTGTCGCCTGCTCGTCTACAtgaagatagatgagtttaatgccatactgtggaacattgtagacaaaataaaaaaaaacatctgaagtCAACTGGGAGACATATCCTCTAtaaggaaagttacatagtgcacctttaaacctctGTAAATACACATTTCTAAATGATCAAAACTAGAGTAGTCttattttagattcaaatcTTTCTACACTAAGTGatacattgattgaaagagttgccacctataaatatcttgggtttttgcttgacaaaaactttatCTTTAAAATGCATATCTCAGAATTAGGCAAcggtttaaaatcaaaatgatcattttatcaTAGAAGCAAATTTTGTATCCAGCTGAATTATAGACTGATTATATTATAGACTATATACTGatcaagcaacctttctttctgtactggattatggagaagCAATACACATGCAGACTTTagtctctactttgaaacctgaaaatactctttcactcagccttCTGTTTCATAACGGGTGATGAATTAAAAACCCGTTACtgcactctatgaaaaagtaggccATCGCTATCAGAAGAGAATAACACtgactacttgatagactgcctgaatatctcacttgcttctTCATCTATGatatgggaacttttaatacaagatgtgatctatgtctaaaaactgaccgcactaaaactgaaatggcgaaaaaagcttttggtgattttgcttcccaaaaattgaCTATATTTCAAGagcatgcaaaactggatactttgatGCCACAAATACAATTTGTTAATTTGGTGATAAACACACACCTGCcctgttttttaatgatttaaatatatagttatttgttttgtttgtttttgtttttgttttgcattttaacaagGTGCTCATGAAAAGGAGTCTGGCTcttcttgtataaataaagatacatttttaaaactgagTTTTTCCTTCCAGGCCCATGAGAGAGTCGTGAGAGATATAAAGAACATGCGCTCCAGTGAGTCTAAGCAGGTGTTCAGAAACCTGAAGGCCGTGTCTGCTGCCATGGTGGAGAATGGAGGAGTGGTGCCCATTCACCCATTGGGCTTCTAACGACACACCTCACAGTTTGGATCTGCCACAGACTCTCATTCGTTTATGGATGAACACATTGTCTAACCCACAAAAAAACGTGTGTTCTGCGTTCGGATCAAAAACTTTTAAATTTTGGTGCATTTTTCAGGTGTCAACttttactggtgtttgattTA
Proteins encoded:
- the acadvl gene encoding very long-chain specific acyl-CoA dehydrogenase, mitochondrial; this encodes MLLRNVSKSTALCSAVLKKTSVLCGGQFQVGAVVAAQNARFYVSQQAVLEKPATVGADTATKADTRSVPAESKSFAVNIFKGQIATPQVFPYPSALNEEQEEFLRDLVGPCAKFFEEVNDPAKNDALEKVEDHTMQGLKEMGAFGLQVPADLGGLGLSNTQYARLVEIVGSHDLGVGITLGAHQSIGFKGILLFGNPAQKEKYLPKLATGENVAAFCLTEPASGSDAASIKTTAVQSPCGTYFTLNGSKIWISNGGLAEIFTVFAKTPMKDPSTGEMKDKITAFIVERSFGGVTNGPPEKKMGIKASNTAEVYFDNVRVPAECVLGEVGGGFKVAMNILNNGRFGMAAALSGTMKGVITKAVDHAANRTQFGSKIHTFGTIQEKLARMAMLQYVTESLAYMISGNMDSGATEFQIEAAISKIFASEAAWIVTDECIQVMGGMGFMKDSGVERVMRDLRIFRIFEGTNDILRLFVALNGFQSAGNQLKALQKALKNPIGNAGLFAGEITKRVKRKAGLSTGLTLQGNIHPELAKSGDLTVQAIEQFGAAVEELLIKHGKNIIEEQFVLKRVADWAIDIYTMVVVLSRASRSLSQGNASAQHEKMLCETWCIEAHERVVRDIKNMRSSESKQVFRNLKAVSAAMVENGGVVPIHPLGF
- the dvl2 gene encoding segment polarity protein dishevelled homolog DVL-2, with amino-acid sequence MAETKIIYHIDEEETPYLVKIPIAAENITLLDFKQVLNKPNYKFFFKSMDQDFGVVKEEISDDTAKLPCFNGRVVSWLVSSDGPGGDVPVPVVPTVETPPQPSPPPPPLPPPPVERTGGIGDSRPPSFHPNATGSVETLDDQTETESVVSFRRERPRHRESMDQHGPRMNGQSRMERHLAGYESSSTMMSSELETTSFCDSDDDDTMSRFSSATEQSTASRLLKRHRRRRKQRPPRLERASSFSSVTDSTMSLNIITVTLNMEKYNFLGISIVGQSNERGDGGIYIGSIMKGGAVAADGRIEPGDMLLQVNDINFENMSNDDAVRVLREIVHKPGPIILTVAKCWDPSPQGYFTLPRNEPIRPIDPAAWVSHSVAMTGAYPPYPGSSSLSTITSSSSVTETERFDDFNLSLHSDMASVAKAMASPESGLEVRDRMWLKITIPNAFLGSDVVEWLFHHIEGFTDRREARKYASNLLKAGFIRHTVNKITFSEQCYYVFGDLSDCENYMANLSLNDNDGSSGASDQDTLAPLPLPGASPWPMMHTFPYQPYPTHPYSSQPPPYHELTSYSYAPGSTGSQHSEGSRSSGSTRSEGERRRSSKGPGSTIGGGEKSPSSGLPDGCGDSRSGSGSESEYSTRSSIRRGHGSAAPSEHSHTSQRSSHHHRIPQAPHMSPYPPGILPYNPMMVMMVPQHPHPAMATAHALPHAQQMPTASMHPALPPPPSSTPGGPPGAPPTRDLGSVPPELTASRQSFHLAMGNPSEFFVDVM